Part of the Clostridiales bacterium genome is shown below.
GAGATGTAGCGTGGTAGAAGTAATGGGACGTCATGCAGGTTATATTGCACTTAATGTAGCATTGGCGACGGGTGCGGAAGTTGCGCTAATACCAGAAAGAGACTTTGATTTAAACAGCGATATAATAAAGCCAATTATAGAAGGAAGAAATAGAGGTAAAAAGCATTATATTGTAATTGTGGCAGAGGGAGTAGGAAGAGCAACTGAGATTGCGACTGACATTACTAAGATGTCTGGAGTTGAAGCAAGGGCTACAGTTTTAGGACATATTCAAAGAGGCGGAAGTCCTACTGCAAGAGATAGAGTTATGGCTGGAATAATGGGAGGACATGCAGTAGATTTATTAAAGGAGGGCAAGGTTAATAGAATAGTTGCAATGCAAAAGGGTAGAGTAACAGATATGGATATAAAAGAGGCGTTGCAGATGAAGAAGGATTTTGATGATAGTTTGATGGATCTTAACAAGTTATTAGCGCTTTAATATATGTAGGAAGGGACGTGAGCATAGTTTGAATTTGCCCAATATATTAACTGCAATAAGATTTTTTATGGTGCCGTTTTTTGCATATTACCTATATGTGCAACAGTATAAGATTGCCATTATTATATTTGTGTTGGCAGGTATAACAGATGTACTGGACGGATATATAGCAAGGAAGCATAAAATAGTAACTGAGTGGGGAAAGTTGATGGATCCGCTGGCGGACAAGTTGATGCAACTTACAGCACTGGTTATGCTCACGATTCATAAAATAATACCATGGGTATTTTTAGTGATCATGTTAGTGAAGGAATTGACTATGGTTGCGGGGAGTATTAAGTTATATAAAAAGGATAATGTTGTTGTGTCGGCAAATTGGTATGGCAAGTTTGCGACAGTTATGTTTTATGTGGCTATAGTAGTTACAATGTTATTTAAAATATTAGGCATGGATGGAATAATGTCTAAAGTTATAGTTATAATATTAATATTACTAACATTGTTTGCGATGATATATGCATTTATAAAGTATGTGTTTGTTTATAAAGAGGCTACTAAAAAGAAAGATATATAATTTAGGAGAATAGATTTTATGAACGATAAGACAATGAAAGTTTTAGAATTTGATAAAGTACGAAATATATTAGAAAGTTTTGCAGCCTCAATTTTGGGGAGAGAGCATATACATAAACTTAAACCTTCAACAGATTTTGGAGTTGTATCTAGTAGATTGAAGGAGACGACAGATGGAGTAAGC
Proteins encoded:
- the pgsA gene encoding CDP-diacylglycerol--glycerol-3-phosphate 3-phosphatidyltransferase produces the protein MNLPNILTAIRFFMVPFFAYYLYVQQYKIAIIIFVLAGITDVLDGYIARKHKIVTEWGKLMDPLADKLMQLTALVMLTIHKIIPWVFLVIMLVKELTMVAGSIKLYKKDNVVVSANWYGKFATVMFYVAIVVTMLFKILGMDGIMSKVIVIILILLTLFAMIYAFIKYVFVYKEATKKKDI